In the genome of Arctopsyche grandis isolate Sample6627 chromosome 13, ASM5162203v2, whole genome shotgun sequence, the window ccagataaatgggttagagtaatttccgacaatttacgctcactaaggtggaaaatatcacattcagtttcggcagcaacgatttcattaagaagtcggatagctcttggaataggagccattcgaaaaaggactgtgcgggcaggaggtacagccagcaaatgatgatgtctaccacgcacatagtgattagggacataaagtcccaactgctccagcaataacgggcatgacgtattaccacgtaagagcaggagaacgaaacgaattaatgagaagtttctccgaagttcaagggaattatacccaagcatgcccaaaaggaaaggagtggggtagagatatgggtaatacccatattctttcctatataggaaacgaagaaatgctttttgcactttctcaatcatcagagagtaatttgcttcatgcggattccacacaatcgcattatactctagcttacttctcacaagcgaattgaaaagcaagcgagaagacaaaggattggagaataatcttgcatatctcaaaacaaatccaagtcgacgaaaggaaacgtcagcgactttcttgatatggttgtgaaaggtgagctgaggatcaaaagtgatacccaaatcgacaatagattccacacgcttcaacaagacggatctaatggaatatccgtgacaaaagagcgaatgtgcacgtccatagctcataattgcacatttgtttaaattaagttcaaggcctaaactagaactaaactccaagacagcgttaatatcagcttgaaggagagaggcttgcctctcatccttgacagcaaaaaataatttaacgtcgtcagcaaacaagagacatgatgcattacataaaactctagggaggttattataaaaattgtaaatagtaatgggcctaaagtggacccctgagtaacaccagatcgagtaaaaaatgaaggagattcataaagaccatatctaacaaattgcttcctatcactaagataagaagcaaagagtttaagaagacgcgttgaaaaacccacttcagctaacctgatcaaaagagcgtcattattgacttgatcaaaggctttacgaaagtcaaagtaggctacatcaacttgctgaccaacgtcaactttagacatgatcaaatgtgtgaagcaggcgagattagtggtagtggaacgacagggtgtaaaaccatgttgctcatcacacaataatcttttaaactgcgcaagaatcaaacggtaaaggatgatgtcaaaaattttgggaatagccgagataatagcaataggtctataattttcgacctcatttttagagccactcttatgaataggaatgactctagataatttccatttttcaggataattaccagaagcaagaataagtaatagatatattaataagtaatagtaatatatatatatatatatatatatatatatatatatatatatatatatatatatatatatatatatatatatatatatatatatatatatatatattaatgtattatagatatatgaTTATTGATTAGGTAATATCGGACCATTTACAGAAGATAgaatatgtaaaatcaaaattgttttattttaaaaaacggaCAGATTTATAGAATacacaaatatcaaaatgtcaatattgaaGTACCTACCTAGTTCGTTTTGTGAccctcatttattaaaaaatgttgctaatttattgaaaaatgtgattttcaggaaagagttgaaaaaaatagagcaatctaaAAGGTCAGGCTGCGGAGCTGAtgagatatatatataccatcATCCTCGAAATTTCACGAACTGAGCTTTTTGGCCAACGTAGAAAAACCCGTGCTGACTATGGTAATCATCTTGATTATATTACTacttttagaaaataatttatttattaggtaCTATTCGACCACATCAACTTTAGTCTCGGCCCGATGATCAAGAAGTAtataaaggtaaaaataaaaaccaaagtaatataaaaactttatttatattacttattatatagtaaacattttacataaacaaaaaaacaaattataatgaaatataataataaaggaggtatgtaaaaaataaatgatgactagattatgtttatgtgtgatgttgtttgatgttttataaaaatttttgaagCCAACCCTTCTGTTATTCGTATACCCGTtggattgtatttaatatttttaggaaTGTGGATAATTGGCGGACGTTTGGTAATGTGTGTTGATGGTTCCAACCCTTCTATTACTTGTATTTTGGGTGAATTGAAGCTAGTATTATCGGGTATGTGGATAACATGTGGCGATGAGTTTGATAAAGATGTGAGagataatgaattattaatttcagtataatacaaatttttcgtttgagcttcatatattatattgtttatggcATGTACTGTATCTAATTTTAGTTTCGGATTTAAGCCTTTTAAACTCTGAATCCAGGACGCACACATTAGATCGAAAGAAGTTTGGGGAGATTCAACAATGGGCCGAGACAGTATAGTGCATGCTTGTGCAAGcagctcatttttttttgttcggcctattctttgttattttcggCATTGGAccttcatcgtcatcatcagaGACGAATATATCAAAAATTCTTTTTGTACTACTTCATTTTGGTGTTGTTGAGAATAAtcttcatgaaaaaaaaaatttaaatttaaaatttttcagatgCCAACAACACATGCAGAATGGATCGAAATCGCAAATGAATTTGGAAAACTTTACAATTTCCCCAGATGCATTGGAAGTCTAGATGGCAAACACGTTGAAATTATTAAACCTCGAATATCGGGTCCCTCATACTACAATTATAAAAGCTTTTATAGCATTGTCCTCATGGCTTTGGTTAATGCGAGAAAAGAGTTCATCATGATTGATGTAGGAACAAACGGAAAAATCTCAGATGGTGGAGTTTTATTCTATACGAAATTTTGGGAACTCTATGAACAACGCAAATTAAATTTGCCAGAGCCATGTCCATTGCCCAACACCACGACGAATTTTCCATATGTATTAGTAGCTGATGATattgcattagaagaagaagacaaAGACACAATAACTAGCCTTTCCACTTCTTTTAATCGAAATGCTAAGTCAGATGCAAAAACAGTCAGAGACGAGTTTCGACAGTATTTCTTCGATGAGAAAAGAAGAACAGCCTTGTAACCTTGTAGACACCGTGGTAGGTCAACctatataattatcattattatttacttgtttttttactatacatatttctttcttgctttttatttttttactatctttgttattcttttttatgtatatttgtattatattgatttttttaaataaaataatttcatttgtgatccgtaattattatttaccgtaataatttttcatatttaactaactttaccactaaccattatctataaaagatctattagtgagggccttgtaccttgtatctggaaatcagcattcatatctcctgtacataagaaaggaaaaaaaaacgaaatttccaattacaggcctatatcaaagctatgtatatttgctaagatattagaaaaattagtgtacgaccaactttttccagctatctcgcaatctcttagtatgcaacaacatggttttcagaaaggacgctcagttacaacaaatttactactatttaatgatttcgttactaatgtcatgaacgatcggtctcaggttgatactatatatacagattatagtaaggcatttgacaagattgatcacgatattctccttgaaaaacttttacagatcggtattcatggtgatctctatagatggttcacctcatacattacgcgtcgatcacaggctgtctcattaaatagatttatatcgaaatggatgaatattccttctggtgttccacaaggctccctcttgggacctctattattcaatattttcatcttcgatattgaaaaatgttttcagaattcaaatgtactattatttgctgatgatatgaagattttcaagagaatagacaaccgaaatgatgctttggccctacaagatgatttgttcagactagaggcttattgcagcataaataagttggaaattaatgtagcaaaatgctcctgcataaccttcaccagaaaactatgtccagttgactttcctcattcaattaacggacatagactcacaagggtatcggaaattagggatttgggagtctttttaaactctgatctatcctttagtaaacatattgacaatgttgtagctcgagcgtcgaaggccctcgggttcgtcatccggtcctccaaatgctttacttctataaaatcatacaaaatactatattgtgcatacgtaagaagtattgttgagtttgcatcccaagtttggaacccagattactctggtgcaagagacagattggagcgcattcagaagagattcctgaggtacgtcagtagccgttttggattaacctatacttcctatgaagatgcttgtaggtgtcagcatctacttcctcttgtcaaaagaagggagatagctgacatctcaacaattttgaacatccttaacggctcgattgactgtcctcaattattgagcagactatcattgcgtgtaccaaatagaatgactagatgtaatgagctcctttacatacctaatactttttctaattatggaagaagctcattcatctggcgtacaag includes:
- the LOC143921537 gene encoding uncharacterized protein LOC143921537 → MMPTTHAEWIEIANEFGKLYNFPRCIGSLDGKHVEIIKPRISGPSYYNYKSFYSIVLMALVNARKEFIMIDVGTNGKISDGGVLFYTKFWELYEQRKLNLPEPCPLPNTTTNFPYVLVADDIALEEEDKDTITSLSTSFNRNAKSDAKTVRDEFRQYFFDEKRRTAL